In one Paramormyrops kingsleyae isolate MSU_618 chromosome 18, PKINGS_0.4, whole genome shotgun sequence genomic region, the following are encoded:
- the cfap300 gene encoding cilia- and flagella-associated protein 300 isoform X2, protein MLGRISAQAFTFDQLFHPYRKHDFVSDFFRDPNVISNLKVIDPLELWKPFERDVASVNVEIIPCTKVSMDIFDPLYNSGILHPNGHIVKCLHEHYTDFDELKKMLLIEDSENYEIISLENRVEFLFRLFKHICLGGELCQYEDVIGPYIETTRLIYKDLVSVRKDPDTKEITVVSTVLKVTACDQSGLCYPSRTREEQNFVYLIVDPLKRHVHVLYHSFGVGLFKT, encoded by the exons ATGCTGGGGAGAATCTCTGCGCAAGCATTTACGTTTGACCAGTTGTTTCACCCTTACAGGAAACATGATTTTGTATCA GATTTCTTCAGAGATCCAAATGTTATCTCCAATTTGAAGGTGATTGATCCTTTGGAATTGTGGAAACCTTTTG AAAGAGATGTTGCCAGTGTAAATGTGGAAATCATTCCATGCACAAAGGTTTCAATGGATATTTTTGACCCCTTATACAATAGTGGAATATTACACCCTAATGGTCATATCGTAAAATGTTTACATGAACACTACACTGACTTTGATGAGCTGAAAAAA ATGCTTCTTATAGAGGATTCTGAAAATTATGAAATAATCAGCCTGGAAAATCGTGTAGAATTTCTGTTCAGACTCTTCAAGCACATCTGCTTAGGTGGTGAGCTTTGCCAGTATGAGGATGTCATCGGTCCTTACATTGAGACAACCAGATTGATATACAAAGATCTAGTTAG TGTTCGGAAAGATCCGGATACTAAAGAAATCACCGTCGTTTCAACTGTGTTGAAAGTAACTGCCTGT GATCAATCTGGCTTGTGCTACCCTTCAAGAACTAGAGAAGAGCAGAATTTTGTCTATTTAATTGTCGACCCTCTGAAGCGGCACGTGCATGTTCTGTACCATTCCTTTGGAGTTGGGCTTTTTAAAACCTGA
- the birc2 gene encoding baculoviral IAP repeat-containing protein 2, with amino-acid sequence MKLELIYTFLIHFCLRNTSTFCIFYSQSFGILIQTSLLEMDIPFSSSTMEILQNSSFLRALCSNSGPADLLYDNTSELFRISTFAKFPPTVAVTERSLARAGFYYTGVGDRVQCFRCNATAENWQAGECPTERHRQISPTCTFIQSLPSTSSLLSSSHSAFSPLRHLTALQVSASVTTPAATYPGQTEEQVGFLGFPTSPLSSRGLEDASHQRPAACHNAGMCREQERLDSFQNWSYTAVTPADLAKAGFYYMGQADCVACFCCGGQLSNWEPGDRAVLEHQRHYPNCRFVRGERTENVPIAVGGLVNVSNPLMQQCEERLLTFVNWPSRIPVRPDQLAKAGFYYVGRNDDVKCFCCDGGLRCWESGDDPWVEHAKWFPRCEYLLQEKGQEFVHQIQARFPRLFEQLLTNGDSSSREFVDPPVVHLGPGEERSEDAVMMNTPVVMSALEMGFERSLVKQTVQSKILTSGENYKTVQELVSDLLSAEDEKREEEKERFAEEMASDGFTFLKKHHIALTQRLKSVQSLMDHLLEQSVILQREYDTIASCTSVKQQTSQLIDLVLSKGNAAAEVFRNWIKKNDVYLLRELMAQSNEAASPSQDLSDLPMEEQLRRLQEERTCKVCMDKEVNIVFIPCGHLVVCKECAPSLRKCPICRGLVKGTVRTFLS; translated from the exons ATGAAACTGGAGCTGATTTATACATTTCTTATTCATTTTTGTCTTAGAAATACAagtacattttgtattttttattctcAGTCATTTGGAATATTAATTCAAACCTCTCTCCTTGAAATGGACATCCCTTTTTCTTCTTCCACAATGGAAATTTTACAAAACAGCAGTTTTTTAAGGGCGTTGTGCAGCAACAGTGGACCGGCAGATTTGCTGTATGACAACACCTCTGAACTATTCCGAATCTCCACATTTGCGAAATTCCCACCCACTGTGGCTGTGACGGAGAGGAGTCTTGCACGTGCTGGGTTTTATTACACGGGTGTTGGGGACCGCGTTCAATGCTTTCGTTGTAATGCGACGGCAGAGAACTGGCAGGCAGGAGAGTGCccgacagagagacacaggcagATTTCCCCAACCTGTACATTCATCCAGAGCCTGCCATCTACTTCCAGCCTCTTGTCATCTTCCCACTCTGCATTTTCCCCCCTGCGACACTTAACAGCTTTGCAGGTGTCTGCCTCTGTGACCACCCCTGCAGCCACATACCCAGGCCAGACGGAAGAACAGGTCGGATTCTTGGGCTTCCCAACAAGTCCTTTAAGCTCCCGTGGCTTGGAAGATGCGTCGCATCAGCGTCCGGCTGCCTGTCACAATGCAGGCATGTGCCGCGAACAGGAACGTCTGGACTCTTTCCAGAACTGGTCTTATACGGCCGTTACCCCAGCTGATCTGGCTAAAGCTGGCTTTTACTACATGGGTCAGGCTGATTGTGTGGCCTGTTTTTGTTGCGGCGGGCAGCTCAGCAACTGGGAACCAGGTGACCGGGCAGTGCTGGAGCACCAGAGGCACTACCCAAACTGCCGATTCGTAAGAGGAGAAAGAACAGAAAATGTGCCAATCGCTGTCGGTGGACTGGTCAATGTTTCTAATCCATTGATGCAGCAGTGTGAggaaagattattgacattcgTTAATTGGCCTTCTAGAATACCAGTGCGACCGGACCAGCTAGCCAAGGCTGGTTTTTATTACGTAG GTCGCAATGATGATGTGAAGTGTTTTTGCTGTGATGGCGGACTTAGATGCTGGGAATCTGGTGACGATCCCTGGGTGGAACATGCCAAGTGGTTTCCAAG GTGTGAGTATCTTCTGCAGGAGAAGGGCCAAGAATTTGTTCATCAAATTCAAGCTCGATTTCCACGGCTGTTTGAGCAG CTCTTGACGAATGGTGACAGTTCTTCCCGGGAATTTGTTGATCCCCCAG TGGTCCATCTTGGTCCAGGAGAAGAACGGTCAGAAGATGCAGTCATGATGAACACGCCTGTGGTGATGTCCGCCTTGGAGATGGGGTTTGAGCGGAGTCTGGTTAAACAAACTGTACAGAGTAAGATTCTTACTAGTGGGGAGAACTACAAGACTGTTCAAGAGCTGGTGTCAGACCTACTGAGTGCTGAAGATGAGAAGAGAGAGGAGGAAAAGGAGAGGTTTGCAGAGGAGATGGCCTCAG ATGGCTTCACTTTTTTGAAAAAGCACCACATCGCCCTTACTCAGCGTTTGAAGAGCGTTCAAAGCTTGATGGACCACCTTCTGGAGCAGTCTGTCATCCTCCAGAGGGAATACGACACCATTGCCAGTTGCACGTCAGTCAAACAACAGACCAGTCAGCTAATTGACTTGGTGCTGTCCAAAGGCAATGCAGCAGCTGAAGTGTTCCGAAACTGGATCAAAAAGAACGACGTATACCTCTTAAGAGAACTAATGG CCCAGTCAAATGAAGCTGCGTCACCGAGTCAAGATCTTTCAG ATTTGCCTATGGAGGAACAGTTAAGACGACTGCAAGAGGAGCGTACTTGTAAAGTGTGCATGGACAAGGAGGTCAACATTGTCTTCATCCCCTGTGGACATCTGGTGGTGTGCAAAGAATGTGCGCCATCGTTACGCAAGTGCCCCATTTGCAGAGGGCTCGTTAAGGGCACTGTTAGAACCTTCCTTTCCTAA
- the cfap300 gene encoding cilia- and flagella-associated protein 300 isoform X1: MVTYFPSNMAVGEQALKQQFTFSLLPSKVFAFTQDRQTTEFFMKWSMLGRISAQAFTFDQLFHPYRKHDFVSDFFRDPNVISNLKVIDPLELWKPFERDVASVNVEIIPCTKVSMDIFDPLYNSGILHPNGHIVKCLHEHYTDFDELKKMLLIEDSENYEIISLENRVEFLFRLFKHICLGGELCQYEDVIGPYIETTRLIYKDLVSVRKDPDTKEITVVSTVLKVTACDQSGLCYPSRTREEQNFVYLIVDPLKRHVHVLYHSFGVGLFKT; the protein is encoded by the exons ATGGTTACATATTTTCCTTCAAACATGGCCGTGGGAGAGCAAGCGCTGAAACAGCAGTTCACCTTCAGTCTGCTTCCTTCCAAAGTCTTTGCTTTCACCCAGGACAGACAAACCACAGAGTTCTTCATGAAATG GTCTATGCTGGGGAGAATCTCTGCGCAAGCATTTACGTTTGACCAGTTGTTTCACCCTTACAGGAAACATGATTTTGTATCA GATTTCTTCAGAGATCCAAATGTTATCTCCAATTTGAAGGTGATTGATCCTTTGGAATTGTGGAAACCTTTTG AAAGAGATGTTGCCAGTGTAAATGTGGAAATCATTCCATGCACAAAGGTTTCAATGGATATTTTTGACCCCTTATACAATAGTGGAATATTACACCCTAATGGTCATATCGTAAAATGTTTACATGAACACTACACTGACTTTGATGAGCTGAAAAAA ATGCTTCTTATAGAGGATTCTGAAAATTATGAAATAATCAGCCTGGAAAATCGTGTAGAATTTCTGTTCAGACTCTTCAAGCACATCTGCTTAGGTGGTGAGCTTTGCCAGTATGAGGATGTCATCGGTCCTTACATTGAGACAACCAGATTGATATACAAAGATCTAGTTAG TGTTCGGAAAGATCCGGATACTAAAGAAATCACCGTCGTTTCAACTGTGTTGAAAGTAACTGCCTGT GATCAATCTGGCTTGTGCTACCCTTCAAGAACTAGAGAAGAGCAGAATTTTGTCTATTTAATTGTCGACCCTCTGAAGCGGCACGTGCATGTTCTGTACCATTCCTTTGGAGTTGGGCTTTTTAAAACCTGA